A genomic stretch from Sulfuricurvum sp. includes:
- a CDS encoding chemotaxis protein: MSLLEHVDGATNLAKNNEVQLLIFKVDAAETSPYYAINVFKTREVVEAKHHQLTLIPSAHPLLEGTIVLRGLQIPILNLPRWLGAELDKEKKKASNILICDFNGIIIGIRIMFAYRVIKKNWNELHAPDSYRLGDDGLVMNDTRLDDGSLCLVLDYEKLLADVIPQAMVNIDMSMSNLQNIVIPEKLKKGTVLIAEDSKTAQHHLRQIFANAKLSYQIFNNGKELMDFVKAHPDPSSIPAIITDIEMPEMSGFTVVRQLKANPLTKAIPVIVNSSMTGDNNKREAAGLGADGFIDKTKSENIIPLIISKMELARQLLLES; encoded by the coding sequence ATGTCTCTTTTAGAACACGTAGATGGCGCTACAAATCTGGCAAAAAACAATGAAGTACAACTATTAATATTTAAAGTAGATGCAGCTGAAACATCTCCTTACTACGCTATTAATGTCTTTAAAACACGAGAAGTAGTTGAAGCAAAACACCATCAGCTAACACTAATACCATCAGCTCATCCTTTATTAGAGGGGACGATTGTTTTGCGTGGATTACAAATCCCTATCCTCAATCTCCCACGATGGCTAGGTGCAGAACTTGATAAAGAGAAGAAAAAAGCCTCTAATATCTTGATTTGTGATTTCAACGGGATTATTATCGGTATTCGCATTATGTTTGCTTATCGTGTTATAAAGAAAAACTGGAATGAGCTGCATGCACCCGATAGCTATCGACTCGGTGATGATGGTCTTGTGATGAATGATACAAGACTTGATGATGGAAGTCTATGCTTGGTTCTTGACTATGAGAAGTTGCTTGCTGACGTCATACCTCAAGCAATGGTAAATATTGATATGTCTATGAGTAATCTCCAAAATATCGTGATCCCGGAAAAACTCAAAAAAGGGACTGTCCTTATCGCGGAAGATTCAAAAACCGCACAACACCATTTACGTCAAATTTTTGCCAATGCAAAACTCTCTTATCAAATTTTCAACAACGGTAAAGAGCTTATGGATTTTGTCAAAGCTCATCCAGATCCTTCTTCTATTCCAGCTATTATTACTGATATAGAGATGCCTGAAATGTCTGGATTTACAGTAGTTCGTCAGCTAAAAGCCAACCCATTGACAAAAGCGATTCCCGTTATTGTAAACAGTTCCATGACAGGAGATAATAATAAACGGGAAGCTGCGGGATTAGGAGCAGATGGTTTTATCGATAAAACTAAAAGTGAAAATATTATCCCATTGATTATCAGTAAAATGGAACTTGCACGACAACTTTTATTGGAGAGTTAA
- a CDS encoding molybdopterin-dependent oxidoreductase — MGRIRKYRLEEALMEMCTVCPLDCYDACRIIIDENGALRGDKTHSVTQGYLCPNLNHFDDTKRITQPRFLGEEISMEKALEILEERLSRIEPTQTLFYRGSGNMGLMQRSMDHFFGSMGAVGTRGSLCDGAGEAGVLLGRGVNYPLSPEMVAKADVVIVWGRNLHATHSHLLPFLKGKKIIVIDPVQTALVKNADLYIQIKPHCDLHLALLLSRFCIIEGFQDKEFLEQYGSGYEEFYELTQTVRIKATLDSIDVTLGQIGSLLEMVQGKKTVILVGVGVQKYQNGSDVLRAIDAFGALLGLFGKEGCGVSFLGSSLESLELPFRSIAKTIPKPTVNFSNYSTVFIQGGNPLGQMPNSVKVGEELSKCPFKVYFGLYENETSRACDLILPAQTFLEKEDVRASYGDFTLQKMGKLREATCGISEYALARRLCDKFNLLIPSEEECLELLHRQMEMVDGVEMKRNRPKIPYNDGFKTDSGEFEFIDEIDLGLSSEEGYFLITSKSSKSLNSQFKRMEGIYLHPECGFLSDEDVRVSSKVGECRMRVHHDERLRRDCALIYSGTPDVNVLTPSLMSYEGENAVYQEYKIKVEKI; from the coding sequence ATGGGTAGAATACGAAAATATCGTTTAGAAGAGGCTTTAATGGAGATGTGTACCGTTTGTCCACTCGATTGTTATGATGCGTGTCGGATTATCATCGATGAAAACGGAGCTCTAAGGGGGGATAAAACACATAGTGTTACTCAAGGGTATTTGTGCCCAAACCTCAACCATTTTGACGATACAAAACGGATAACACAACCTCGATTTTTGGGTGAAGAGATCTCTATGGAAAAAGCGTTAGAGATTTTAGAAGAGAGACTTTCACGTATTGAACCTACACAAACTCTTTTTTATCGAGGGAGTGGAAATATGGGATTGATGCAACGTTCCATGGACCATTTTTTTGGATCGATGGGGGCTGTCGGGACGCGTGGATCGTTGTGCGATGGAGCCGGTGAAGCGGGAGTACTTCTTGGTCGTGGGGTAAATTACCCTCTCTCTCCTGAGATGGTTGCTAAGGCAGATGTAGTGATTGTGTGGGGGAGAAATCTTCATGCAACCCATTCGCACCTTTTGCCGTTTTTGAAGGGTAAAAAAATCATTGTCATTGATCCGGTTCAAACAGCTTTAGTAAAAAATGCTGATTTGTATATCCAAATCAAACCGCATTGTGATTTACATTTGGCATTGTTGTTATCTCGATTTTGTATTATTGAGGGGTTTCAAGACAAAGAGTTTTTAGAGCAATACGGTAGTGGGTATGAAGAGTTTTATGAGCTAACCCAAACGGTTCGGATCAAGGCAACTTTGGACTCGATTGATGTTACTTTGGGGCAAATCGGCTCACTTTTAGAGATGGTTCAGGGGAAAAAAACTGTTATATTAGTAGGTGTAGGTGTCCAAAAATATCAAAATGGCTCTGACGTATTACGTGCTATTGACGCTTTTGGGGCTTTGTTAGGATTATTTGGCAAAGAGGGGTGCGGTGTAAGCTTTTTAGGCTCATCGTTGGAATCGTTGGAACTCCCTTTTCGTTCTATAGCGAAAACAATACCGAAGCCTACGGTTAATTTTTCAAACTATTCTACGGTTTTTATCCAAGGGGGAAACCCATTGGGTCAAATGCCCAACTCCGTAAAAGTGGGCGAAGAGTTAAGCAAATGTCCATTTAAAGTCTATTTCGGACTCTATGAGAATGAGACATCTCGTGCGTGTGATTTGATTCTTCCTGCGCAAACCTTTCTCGAAAAAGAGGATGTTCGTGCCTCGTATGGGGATTTTACTCTGCAAAAAATGGGAAAATTGCGCGAAGCGACATGTGGGATTAGTGAATATGCTCTTGCGAGGAGGTTGTGTGATAAATTTAATCTCCTCATCCCGAGTGAAGAGGAGTGTTTGGAACTATTGCACCGCCAAATGGAAATGGTCGATGGTGTAGAGATGAAGAGAAATAGACCAAAAATCCCCTATAATGATGGTTTTAAAACAGACTCGGGTGAGTTCGAATTTATAGACGAGATTGATTTAGGGTTGAGCAGTGAAGAGGGGTATTTTCTTATCACTTCTAAATCATCTAAATCGTTAAATTCACAATTTAAACGGATGGAGGGGATATACTTGCATCCAGAGTGTGGATTTCTAAGCGATGAAGATGTTAGAGTCTCTTCCAAAGTAGGTGAATGCAGGATGAGGGTGCATCATGATGAGCGTCTAAGGCGAGATTGTGCCCTTATCTATTCAGGGACACCTGATGTGAATGTTTTAACTCCCTCACTTATGAGTTACGAGGGTGAAAATGCAGTTTATCAAGAATATAAAATAAAGGTAGAAAAAATATGA